One Paucibacter aquatile genomic window, CACGGCGGCGCGCGGGAAGCGGCAAGGGCTGGCGTCGAAGCGCAAGCGACGCAACACAGGCCGCGGTGGACTCTCGGGCACCGAGTTCATGGGTGTGCCCGTGCGTCGAGCGGGGTCTTGCTGGAGACCTGGCGCAGCCAGTCAGCCGTCAGCTGGGCCACCTGATCGCGAGCAGCCGCGTTCGAAAAGGTGTGGTCTGCTTCGGTCAGATCGGCGCGCGTCACATAAGTTGCCTGGAGAAGACCCTGCCAGCCGGCGTCGGCCTGGGCATGTTCCAGGAACTCTTTGGCCGTCAGGTCCCGGCCGCTCAAGATTAGCAGCAAGGGCGAATTCAGCTGGCGCCAGGCGGTTGCCATTTCCACTTGAAAACTCAGGCTCGTGGCAGCCTTGGCTGCGCCTGCCGCTCGCGCACGGCGCAGGTTGCCGAGCAGATCGCGCAGAGCCGCGCCTGCAACGCGGCCACTGAGTAGCTTCTTCCAGAACTCCGGCTGCTTGAGTCGGTCCAGGTAGTAATGCTTGACGGTGGCCTTGGCCAGGCTCGCCTCGGAACGCACCCAGGGATTGAGCAGGCAAAGGCCGGCCAGACGGGTGTCACGACGGCGCTGCCAGTACATCAGCGCGGCCGAAGCGGCATCGCACAAGCCCCAGATCACCAGGCGCTGCGCGCCCGGGCAGGCCGCCTGGAAGGCGTCGAGGGCAGCGCCGATGTCGGCCGTGATCTGTTTGAAATCATGCAGCTCGCCACTGCTGTCGCCCATGCCTCGGTGGTCGAAGCGCAGCACGGGAAAGCCCTGGCGCGCCAGTTCACGGCTCAGCAGGGTGAACTGGCGATGGCTGCCCGCTCGATACTGGGGCCCCCCGACCACGATCAGCACGCCCAGCGCCTGCGCTGTGACTTCTGCCGGCGGCAGGGTCAGCACCGCCTGCAGGGTTTGCCCCTCACAGGTGAAGGTCAGTGCCTGTTGAAGGTAGGACTTGCTGGTCACCGTGCTCATGCCATCAGCTCTCGGGTGACGGTCAACAGCTCCGGCGCGTCCTCGATCTCGGTCGTCTGCCAGAAGGAAGGGCCGAGTGCCAAGGCGCTGCGCATGGCGTAACCCTGGTTCTGCCATTGGCCGATCATGGTTTGAGAGGCGGGGCTCAGCTCCGTCGCGCTGCGTGAAATCTCGATCCAGGCCACGCGGGGCTGGCTGTCAAGCTTGCGCGGCGGTGGCTTGAGGCTGGCGGTTTCAAGGCCATGCGCCACGCCTGGTGGCAGGCGATAACCTGCGATTTCGACGCAGTCGCCTTGCGTCAAGGTCTGGCGGACCTGTTCCGCCAAGCCTTTTTGCTGGCCGTCCATCATGGCGGCGGCCGTCTTCAATCGAATGAACTGCTGCAGCACCAGCTTGCCTTGAGTGCTCGGCTGCCAGAAGAGGAAATGGCAGGCTTCGTCCAGGGCTTCGGCCACTGCCGGCGCGAGCAGGCAGCCGGCGCGCAGACCCCAGAGCGTCAGCGGGGCCTCGCGGCCCACTTGCGTGTTGAGGTATTCGACCCCGAGCAGGCAGTCCTGGATCCAGCCCTGCCAGGAGGCATCGCCAAAATCGCCATCGCTGTCGCCGCAGCCCTGCAAATCGATTTGCAGCACGGCGTAGCCGGCTTCGGCCAGCGCCCGCGCTTGCAGGGCGGCCATGCGCCGGCTTTTGTTCATCTCCTCCGCGAACGGCGGGAGGTAGAGCACGCGCCCGCGAAGCGGGCCCACAGGCCGGTGAAGCAAGGCATAGCGCTGGTCGGCGCTATGAGGGGCATCCAGGAATACGGCGTGCGGCGCGCTCATGCAGGCGTGGTTCAGCCGGCCAGCTTGGCGGCGACGAAGTCCACCAGGGAGCCGACGGTGGCGAAAGT contains:
- a CDS encoding hydrolase 2, exosortase A system-associated, which produces MSAPHAVFLDAPHSADQRYALLHRPVGPLRGRVLYLPPFAEEMNKSRRMAALQARALAEAGYAVLQIDLQGCGDSDGDFGDASWQGWIQDCLLGVEYLNTQVGREAPLTLWGLRAGCLLAPAVAEALDEACHFLFWQPSTQGKLVLQQFIRLKTAAAMMDGQQKGLAEQVRQTLTQGDCVEIAGYRLPPGVAHGLETASLKPPPRKLDSQPRVAWIEISRSATELSPASQTMIGQWQNQGYAMRSALALGPSFWQTTEIEDAPELLTVTRELMA
- a CDS encoding hydrolase 1, exosortase A system-associated gives rise to the protein MSTVTSKSYLQQALTFTCEGQTLQAVLTLPPAEVTAQALGVLIVVGGPQYRAGSHRQFTLLSRELARQGFPVLRFDHRGMGDSSGELHDFKQITADIGAALDAFQAACPGAQRLVIWGLCDAASAALMYWQRRRDTRLAGLCLLNPWVRSEASLAKATVKHYYLDRLKQPEFWKKLLSGRVAGAALRDLLGNLRRARAAGAAKAATSLSFQVEMATAWRQLNSPLLLILSGRDLTAKEFLEHAQADAGWQGLLQATYVTRADLTEADHTFSNAAARDQVAQLTADWLRQVSSKTPLDARAHP